In the genome of Roseovarius sp. Pro17, the window AATCGATCATCCGCCGTCGCGAATGTCCCAAGGCTACATGCCCCAGCTCATGTGCGATAACCGATGTCAGCTCTTCGCCCGACACATCACCGGATTGGAATTTTGCATAAAACCCCCGTGTGATGAAAATGCGCCCATCCGGCGCGGCAAGGCCGTTGACCGGATCAATCTCGTAGATATGGACGCGAATGCGCGCAAGATCGAGCGCGGCGGCCAGCCGGTCGGTCAGCGCTTTGAGTTTCGGGTCGGCCAGTTCACTGGAATTGCCCGTCAGATCGCGCGACGTGCGCCAGACCGAAAAACGGAACATGACGTAGGCGTAGATCAATGCCAGCAGGATAGGGGTGAACTTTAACATCTTTTGAATATGGGGCCCGCGCGCCACCGGGGCAAGCAGGGATAGGCGACAGGACGATACACGGTGACGTTATTATGCGGTGTTTCCAGCTTGGATCGGGCGCGGTCAGTCGTCCCATCTGGGATCGTCGTACATCACCCACGCCCGGCCGTATTTCCACAGGCCATATTGCTGAGATTCGGAATCCCAATTTGAGAGATGCCGCTGCTGCGCCGCCCATGACCCCCCACCTTGCATCTGCATCCGTCACGCGCGCCGTTGTTCTGGCCCGCACATGACCATAAGACCTCTCGATCATTTCCAGCGATGTGCCGGGATCGGTAAAAACTTCGGCCACCAAAATACCAATCTCATAAGCCTTCGTTATTTCACGCTAACTGGAAATCGGTCCGCTGCACGTCTTGGATCACTGCGCCATGGGCGCGGCGCAAAGCCCCCTCAGTCTCGAAGTTCTTCAGATTGCAGTGGACGGTTTCATCAGAGACGTTCACTTCGGTGACGATAGCCGTGTCCGATATCCGCCCACGTGTGTTGAAGTTGTGCAGGATGTGGTCCCGCAGGTGACTGTTCAAATGGACCATGCGCTAGACCTCAGCGGACTGTTCAGGGGCGCGCGCGGTTTGGCATCCTCGGTGCCAGTGATGCGCTTGGACAACGAACGGAAATGCGTGCGCAGCGCTAGATTTGGCCGGAACGCCCCCGCGGCTTTCGAACGAGAGGGGGCTAGGATGAGCAATTGAACGGCACAAACTCGACGCGGAGCGCCGCGCTTCAAGCCGAGCAGCTGGCCCCGCCCAAGACGCAGAATTTTGCGCAATGGGGATGGTTGAGGGCCACGTCACGCTCGGCCTCGGCGAGCGTTTCGCCCAGCTCGAATTCGGGTGCGTAGGGCAGGAGCGTGCAGGCCAGCACAGCGGGGCGGGCAGCGCCCTTGCGCTTGACCACCATACGCGAGGACGCGCACATCACTGCGTCGGGGGACTTGTTCAGGATGTCCCAGCAGGCGGTCGTAATTTCGGGTACCTCGACCTCTTCATCCATTTCTGGAAAGAGCACAGTCGCGCCCGGGTTCTGCGCGTCGATGTCGTAGCCGCGCTGCGCAAAGAGGTGCGCATAGCCCGCGCGCCCGTCCGCCTCGCTTTCACTCCAGAGGGTGCGTCCGGCAACGGCCATGGGTACGCCGTGATCGCGCAGCCAGTCCATGCCAACGATCGTGCGGGCAAAGGCGCCTTTGCCGCGCTCTTGGTCATGCAGCGCCTCGGAC includes:
- a CDS encoding radical SAM protein is translated as MKDAPHAGAANAGKFCDPERTAKGEPRAHVALGHAETLWFNTGTLCNIECANCYILSSPTNDALVYISEAEVVDYLDQIEARGWPVREIAFTGGEPFMNPQMIGMTRAALARGYDVLILTNAMRPMMRKSMRAGIDELNAAYPGKMTFRISVDHWSEALHDQERGKGAFARTIVGMDWLRDHGVPMAVAGRTLWSESEADGRAGYAHLFAQRGYDIDAQNPGATVLFPEMDEEVEVPEITTACWDILNKSPDAVMCASSRMVVKRKGAARPAVLACTLLPYAPEFELGETLAEAERDVALNHPHCAKFCVLGGASCSA
- a CDS encoding DeoR family transcriptional regulator produces the protein MVHLNSHLRDHILHNFNTRGRISDTAIVTEVNVSDETVHCNLKNFETEGALRRAHGAVIQDVQRTDFQLA
- a CDS encoding M48 family metallopeptidase, translated to MLKFTPILLALIYAYVMFRFSVWRTSRDLTGNSSELADPKLKALTDRLAAALDLARIRVHIYEIDPVNGLAAPDGRIFITRGFYAKFQSGDVSGEELTSVIAHELGHVALGHSRRRMIDFSGQNALRTALAMVLSRFLPGIGIMIAGALTSLLAARLSRGDEYEADEYAAALLVKAGIGTAPQKSLFRKLEALTKSNSGAAPAWMMSHPKTHERIAAIEKLEARWGQA